GGGTGTCGCAGTTCGGAGGGTTCGTGCTCTGGTACCGGGGGATGGCCGGGATCGGGGTGCCGAGGGCCAGTCAGCTGCAGTTGGCGCAGCCGCTGCTGACGCTGGTCTGGTCGGTGCTGCTGCTCGGCGAGGACCTGCCGGCGGCTGCGCCGGTCACGGCGGTGGTGGTGCTGGTCTGCATCGCGGTGACCCAGCGCGCCCGGACCTGAGCCGCCGTACGCCCGGACCTGAGCCGCCGTACGCCCGGACCTGAGCCGCCGTACGCCCGGAGGCGGGCCGTACGGCCGTCCGGCTGCGGTCTGCCGTACGGCCCCCCGGGCCCGCGCCGTACGCCCGGAACCCTTGCGCGGCCCGGTTCGGCGCGGCCCCTCGCTCGTTAGGATGAAGGCGCGCCCGTCGGTCCGGGCGCGGCATCCGGAGGGAGTGGGCCGTCATGGCAGACGAGAGGCACGCCCCGGCGACCGGGGACGCGCCGGCCCGACGACGCGGTCAGGGCGAGCTGGAGGCGCAGGTGCTGGCGGTGCTCCAGCAGGCGCCCGGCCCGGCCTCCGCCGGGTGGGTCCAGGAGCGCCTGGACGGCGACCTGGCGTACACCACGGTGATGACCATCCTGTCCCGGCTGCACGCCAAGAACGCCGTCTCCCGGACCCGTTCCGGCCGCTCCTACCTGTGGCAGGCCTCCGCCGACGCCGCCGGGCTGGCGGCGCTGCGGATGCGCCGGATGCTCGACGGGGAGGCGGACCGGGACGCCGTCCTGGCCAGTTTCGTCAGCGCGCTGCTGCCGCACGACGAGGAACTGCTGCGGGCGCTGCTCGACGCCGCGTCCACCGGCCCGGAGACGTCCGCCGATCCGGAGACGTCCGCCGATCCGGCAGCGACCGACCGTGAGAGCTGACCCGTGGGCTTCTTCGTCTTCCTCCCGCTCGTCCTGCCGCTCACCGCGGTACCGATCGCACGCCTGACCGAGCAGCACCTGCACCCGCGCGGCGCGGCCCGGCTGATGACCGTGATCAGCGCGGTGATGGCGGTGTGCAGCGTGCTCTGCCTCGGGCTGATCGGGGTCGTCGGCACCGCGCAGATCCCCGGCAACCCGCTGCCGGACAGCTGGTCCGACCCGGAGGTGCGGGCCGCGCTGCCGTACCACGAGACGGTCGGCACGGCCGCGATGTGGTTGCTGGCGCTGGTGTGCTTCGCCTGCGCCCGGACGGTCGTCCGGCACCTGCGGGTGCGCGCCCGGGCCCGCCGGGCGCTGGCCGGACTGCCCGCCGGTACCGGGCCGTCCGACGACCTCGCGGTGCTGCCGGACCGCAGCCCGTACGCCTACGCGCTGCCCGGCTCGCCCGGGCGGGTGGTGGTCTCCACCGGGATGCTGGACGGCCTCGCCGCGGACGAGCGCGAGGCGCTGCTCGCGCACGAGCGGGCGCACCTGCGCCACCGCCACCACCGGTACCTGCTGACCACCCAGCTCGCCGCCTGCGTCAACCCCTTCCTGCGGCCGCTGCAGGACGCGGTGGCGTACAGCGCGGAGCGGTGGGCGGACGAGGACTCGGCGCAGGCCGTGGGGGACCGCCGGATCACCGCGCGGGCGGTGGCCCGGGCGGCCCTGGTCTCGCACGCCGTGCCGGCGCCCGGCTTCGCGGCCTTCGCCGCCCCGGCCGCCGCGGCCGGACCGGTGCCGCGCCGGGTGGCGGCGCTGCTCGGCCCGGTGCCGACCTCCCGCAACTGGCCGCCGGCCAAGACCCCGGCGGGCCTGGCGGCGATGGTCGCCGCGGCGGGTACGGCGGCGTCGGCGCTGTGCGCGCTCAACGCCGCCGTGGCGCTGCTGGTGGTGCTGAAGGCCGTCACCCCGCTGTAGTGCAGGGCCGACGCCCTGACCGCTCAGAGCGGCGCGGCCAGTTCGTCGAGGGCTGCCTCGGCCGCCGCCGGTGACTCGACGGCGAGCGGGTGGAGGCCGTTCAGCGCGGGGGCGTCCGAGGCCCGGGTGAGCTCGGCGGTGACGACGTGCAGGAGCCCGGCCGTGCTGCCGGAGTGTGCCGACGCTGCGGGAGTGTGCCGACGCGGCGCCGACCGCTCAGGGGGTCGGCCGGCGCCGCGCCAGTCGAGGTGGCGCCGCCCGAGGTGGCGCCAGGCGGCGGTGCGTCAGGCGGCGGTGCGTCAGTCGGCGATGCGGACGAGCATCTTGCCGGTGTTGGCCCCGCGCAGCATGCCGAGGAACGCGTCCACCACACCGTCGAAGCCGTCCACGATCGTCTCGTCCGGGACGACGGCACCCGAGCGCAGGTGCGGGACGAGGAAGTCGTACAGTTCCGGCCGGGCGTCGAGGTGGTTGCGGACCAGGAAGCCCTCCAGCCGCAGGCTCTTGCCGACGACGTCGTAGAGGTTGCGCGGCGCGGGCGGCGGGGTCTGCGGGTTGTTGTACTGGGCGACGGCGCCGCACCAGGCGATCCGGCCGTGGTCGCGCAGGGTGTCGATGGCGGCCGCGAGGTGGTCGCCGCCCACGTTGTCCAGGTAGACGTGCAGCCCCTCGGGGGCGGCCTCGCGCAGGCGGTCGGCGATCGGGCCGTCGTGGTAGTCGAAGGCGGCGTCGAAGCCGAGCTTCTCGGTGAGGTGGGCGGCCTTGGCGGCCGAGCCGGTGCTGCCGATGATCCGTCCGGCGCCGAGCAGCCGGGCGAGCTGTCCGGCGGCGGTGCCGACGCCGCCGGCGGCTGCCGAGATGAAGATCGTCTCGTCGGGCTGGAGCCGGGCGACCCGGGTCAGACCGACGAAGGCGGACAGGCCGGTGCCGCCGAGCACCGACAGGTGCGCGCTGAGCGGGACGCCGTCGAACTCGGGCAGCACGAAGGAGCCTTCGGCGGTGACCACCGAGTGGGTGCGCCAGGCCTGGCGGTGGAGGATGACCGTCCCGACGGGCAGGGCGTCGGTCCGGGACTCCACCACCCGGCCGACGGTGCGGCCCTCCAACGGGGCGTGCAGGTCCCAGCCGCCCTCGTCCATCTCCTCGCGCATGTACGGGTCGACGGACTGGTAGATGTTCTCGACCAGGGCCTCGCCCGCCGCGAGCGCCGGGATGCTCTCCTCGACGAAGGCGAAGTTCTCGGCGGTCGGCGCGCCGTCGGGGCGGGAGACCAGGTGGACGGCGCGGGCGGTGGGGCGGGACATCGGTGCTCCGGACGGGTGAGGACGGGCGGGATGTGACCACCGTAGGAAGCGGGGGAGCGGTCGGGCAGGGGCATCCGTCGATGGAACGGCGCTTTCCATGAGCGGGATCGATGGATCGGCCCACCGGCCGATAGATTCGGGGGCATGACCGATCTCGCCCCGCACGAGCTGCGGATCCTGGTCGCCGTCGACGAGGAGCAGAGCTTCACGGCGGCCGCCGCGCGCCTGGACACCACCCAGTCCGCCGTCTCGCACGCCGTGCGCGCCTGCGAGCGGAAGCTCGGGGCGGTGCTCTTCGAGCGCGGGCGCCACGGCGCACGCCCCACCGCGGCCGGCGCCCGCGCCGTGGCGTACGCCCGCCGGATCCTACGGCTGCTGGACGCGATCGGCCCAGAGGTCCGCGGCGCGGGCACGGGCGGGCCGTTGACCGGCACCCTGCGGATCGCCGCCTTCCGCAGCGCCGCCGCCCACCTGCTGCCGTCCGTCCTGGCCCGGCTCGCCGAGCGCCACCCCGGGCTCGGCACGCACGTCCGGATCGTCCGGGAGATCGGCCGCGGCACCGCCGGGGAGGTCGCCGACGGCCGCGCCGACCTCGGGCTGGCCACTCTGGACGCCGGCGGCCCGCCGGCCGTGCCCGGGCTGGTCGCGGTGCGGCTGTACGAGGAGGCGTACGCGCTCGCACACCCGCAGGGCCACCGGGCGCCGCGCGAGCTGCCGCTGGTCGACTGGGACGAGAACTGCGGCTCGTACACCCGGGACTGGTGGCAGCGGCAGGACTGGATCCCGCCCGCGACCGTGAACGTGGAGGACGACACGGTGGCCCTCTCGCTGGTCGCCCAGGGCCTCGGCATGGCGATCATGCCCCGGACCGCCCTGCTCGGCGCCCCGGCCGGGCTCGCCGTCACCGACCTCGGGCCGCGCCCGCCGAGCCGCTTCGTCGGGTACGTCACCACGCCCGAGCTGGCGGGGACGGCCGCCGTCCGGGCGCTGATCCGCGAACTGCGCGACGTCCCGCTGCCGGTGGGGCTGGCGCCCGCTCAGCTCGCGACGGCTACTCAGCTCTCGAAGACCGGTCAGCTCCCGGCGCCCGCTCAGCTCCCGGCGCCCGCTCGGCCCTCCACGGCCTCCCGGAGCCGCCGGAACTCCTCGGCCAGCGCGTCCAGCGTGTAGTGCGCGTTGAGCCCGCTGGGGTTGGGCAGCACCCACACCTCGGTGGAGCCGAGGCCCTCCGGCTGGCGCCCGATCGCGGCCCGCCGTTGCCCGAAGGCCGTCCGGTAGGCGCCGATGCCGAGCACGGCCAGCACCCGCGGGCGCAGCCGCAGCACCCGCTC
The genomic region above belongs to Streptomyces sp. 1331.2 and contains:
- a CDS encoding BlaI/MecI/CopY family transcriptional regulator; this translates as MADERHAPATGDAPARRRGQGELEAQVLAVLQQAPGPASAGWVQERLDGDLAYTTVMTILSRLHAKNAVSRTRSGRSYLWQASADAAGLAALRMRRMLDGEADRDAVLASFVSALLPHDEELLRALLDAASTGPETSADPETSADPAATDRES
- a CDS encoding LysR family transcriptional regulator, with translation MTDLAPHELRILVAVDEEQSFTAAAARLDTTQSAVSHAVRACERKLGAVLFERGRHGARPTAAGARAVAYARRILRLLDAIGPEVRGAGTGGPLTGTLRIAAFRSAAAHLLPSVLARLAERHPGLGTHVRIVREIGRGTAGEVADGRADLGLATLDAGGPPAVPGLVAVRLYEEAYALAHPQGHRAPRELPLVDWDENCGSYTRDWWQRQDWIPPATVNVEDDTVALSLVAQGLGMAIMPRTALLGAPAGLAVTDLGPRPPSRFVGYVTTPELAGTAAVRALIRELRDVPLPVGLAPAQLATATQLSKTGQLPAPAQLPAPARPSTASRSRRNSSASASSV
- a CDS encoding M48 family metalloprotease, which translates into the protein MGFFVFLPLVLPLTAVPIARLTEQHLHPRGAARLMTVISAVMAVCSVLCLGLIGVVGTAQIPGNPLPDSWSDPEVRAALPYHETVGTAAMWLLALVCFACARTVVRHLRVRARARRALAGLPAGTGPSDDLAVLPDRSPYAYALPGSPGRVVVSTGMLDGLAADEREALLAHERAHLRHRHHRYLLTTQLAACVNPFLRPLQDAVAYSAERWADEDSAQAVGDRRITARAVARAALVSHAVPAPGFAAFAAPAAAAGPVPRRVAALLGPVPTSRNWPPAKTPAGLAAMVAAAGTAASALCALNAAVALLVVLKAVTPL
- a CDS encoding NADP-dependent oxidoreductase produces the protein MSRPTARAVHLVSRPDGAPTAENFAFVEESIPALAAGEALVENIYQSVDPYMREEMDEGGWDLHAPLEGRTVGRVVESRTDALPVGTVILHRQAWRTHSVVTAEGSFVLPEFDGVPLSAHLSVLGGTGLSAFVGLTRVARLQPDETIFISAAAGGVGTAAGQLARLLGAGRIIGSTGSAAKAAHLTEKLGFDAAFDYHDGPIADRLREAAPEGLHVYLDNVGGDHLAAAIDTLRDHGRIAWCGAVAQYNNPQTPPPAPRNLYDVVGKSLRLEGFLVRNHLDARPELYDFLVPHLRSGAVVPDETIVDGFDGVVDAFLGMLRGANTGKMLVRIAD